In a genomic window of Phalacrocorax aristotelis chromosome 8, bGulAri2.1, whole genome shotgun sequence:
- the LOC142061132 gene encoding putative D-lactate dehydrogenase, mitochondrial isoform X3 — MALRLGRVLGLGRTLGRRHCCSKHPLPPDFVEALKAVVGGPNVSTAMTVREQHGHDESMHTCAPPDAVVWPQAVEQVQELAALCYRCRVPMVPFGTGTGLEGGVNAVQGGVCFDLSRMDAITELSLEDFSVVVEPGVTHKALNSHLRGTGLWFPVDPGADASLCGMAATGASGTNAVRYGTMRPNVLNLRVVLPDGRLLHTAGPGRQARKRAAGYDLTSLFVGSEGTLGFLTQATLRLHPLPEAVATTIATFPSVRAAVACTVQVLQAAVPMARIEFLDEVMVGACSRFSGLELPAAATLLLELHGSRHSLAEQQRQAGLLHGHLRAHLPPDRRRGGDPAGPAGLRPHWTQPRHSASTPLPSVWAGGHWRQGAPALGSTAWGWASGRCCWRSWARRGWTPCAASRPRWTPTTS, encoded by the exons atggctcTGCGTCTGGGgcgggtgctggggctggggaggaccCTGGGGCGACGGCACTGCTGCTCCAAg caccccctgccccctgaCTTCGTGGAGGCCCTGAAGGCCGTGGTCGGGGGCCCCAATGTCTCCACGGCCATGACGGTGCGCGAGCAGCACGGCCACGACGAGTCTATGCACAC CTGTGCCCCCCCGGACGCCGTGGTGTGGCCCCAGGCGGTGGAGCAGGTGCAGGAACTGGCGGCGCTCTGCTACCGCTGCCGCGTGCCCATGGTGCCCTTTGGCACCGGCACTGGCCTCGAGGGCGGCGTCAATGCCGTGCAG GGTGGTGTCTGCTTCGACCTGAGCCGCATGGATGCCATCACGGAGCTGAGCCTCGAGGACTTCTCTGTGGTGGTGGAGCCCGGCGTCACCCACAAGGCCCTCAACAGCCACCTGCGTGGCACGGGGCTCTGGTTCCCTGTCG aCCCCGGGGCGGACGCCTCACTGTGCGGCATGGCAGCCACGGGCGCCTCGGGCACCAATGCGGTGCGCTACGGCACCATGCGGCCCAACGTGCTCAACCTGCGTGTGGTGCTGCCGGATGGGCGCCTGCTCCACACTGCCGGCCCCGGGCGCCAGGCCAG GAAGCGGGCGGCCGGCTACGACCTGACCTCACTCTTCGTGGGCTCCGAGGGCACCCTGGGCTTCCTGACACAGGCCACACTGCGCCTGCATCCCCTGCCCGAGGCCGTCGCCACCACCATTGCCACCTTCCCCAGTGTGCGGGCAGCTGTGGCCTGCACCGTCCAAGTGCTGCAGGCCGCTGTGCCCATGGCCCGCATCG AGTTCCTGGACGAGGTGATGGTGGGCGCCTGCAGCCGCTTCAGCGGGCTGGAGTTGCCAGCAGCAGCTACGCTCCTCCTGGAGCTCCACGGCTCCCGGCACAGcctggctgagcagcagcgGCAGGCGG ggctACTCCACGGACATCTGCGTGCCCATCTCCCGCCTGACCGACGTCGTGGTGGAGACCCAGCGGGACCTGCAGGGCTCCGGCCTCACTG GACCCAGCCGAGGCACAGCGCGTCCACGCCTTTGCCCAGCGTCTGGGCAG GCGGGCACTGGCGGCAGGGGGCACCTGCACTGGGGAGCACGGCGTGGGGCTGGGCAAGCGGgcgctgctgctggaggagctgggccAGGAGGGGCTGGACACCCTGCGCTGCATCAAGGCCGCGCTGGACCCCCACAACCTCATGA
- the LOC142061280 gene encoding putative D-lactate dehydrogenase, mitochondrial, producing the protein MALRLGRVLGLGRTLGRRHCCSKHPLPPDFVEALKAVVGGPNVSTAMTVREQHGHDESMHTCAPPDAVVWPQAVEQVQELAALCYRCRVPMVPLAPALASRAASMPVQGGVCFDLSRMDAITELSLEDFSVVVEPGVTHKPGWRLGVPGQGLGAWGCCGSPPGPIQGLPVPAEEIARLNGGSGLAWAEEPEERGRLWAMRHRAWYAALALRPGCQGYSTDICVPISRLTDVVVETQRDLQGSGLTGPMVGHVGDGNFHCLLVFDPQDPAEAQRVHAFAQRLGRRALAAGGTCTGEHGVGLGKRALLLEELGQEGLDTLRCIKAALDPHNLMNPGKVL; encoded by the exons atggctcTGCGTCTGGGgcgggtgctggggctggggaggaccCTGGGGCGACGGCACTGCTGCTCCAAg caccccctgccccctgaCTTCGTGGAGGCCCTGAAGGCCGTGGTCGGGGGCCCCAATGTCTCCACGGCCATGACGGTGCGCGAGCAGCACGGCCACGACGAGTCTATGCACAC CTGTGCCCCCCCGGACGCCGTGGTGTGGCCCCAGGCGGTGGAGCAGGTGCAGGAACTGGCGGCGCTCTGCTACCGCTGCCGCGTGCCCATGGTGCCTTTGGCACCGGCACTGGCCTCGAGGGCGGCGTCAATGCCGGTGCAG GGTGGTGTCTGCTTCGACCTGAGCCGCATGGATGCCATCACGGAGCTGAGCCTCGAGGACTTCTCTGTGGTGGTGGAGCCCGGCGTCACCCACAAG CCAGGATGGAGACTGGGGGTCCCGGGGCAAGGGCTgggtgcctggggctgctgtgggtCCCCTCCTGGCCCCATCCAAGGGCTCCCGGTGCCGGCAGAGGAGATCGCGCGGCTGAACGGTGGCTCCGGCCTGGCTTGGGCGGAAGAGCCGGAGGAGCGTGGGCGGCTCTGGGCCATGCGCCACAGAGCCTGGTACGCTGCCCTGGCCCTGCGGCCTGGCTGCCAG ggctACTCCACGGACATCTGCGTGCCCATCTCCCGCCTGACCGACGTCGTGGTGGAGACCCAGCGGGACCTGCAGGGCTCCGGCCTCACTG GCCCCATGGTGGGACACGTGGGTGACGGCAACTTCCACTGCCTCCTCGTCTTTGACCCCCAGGACCCAGCCGAGGCACAGCGCGTCCACGCCTTTGCCCAGCGTCTGGGCAG GCGGGCACTGGCGGCAGGGGGCACCTGCACTGGGGAGCACGGCGTGGGGCTGGGCAAGCGGgcgctgctgctggaggagctgggccAGGAGGGGCTGGACACCCTGCGCTGCATCAAGGCCGCGCTGGACCCCCACAACCTCATGAACCCCGGCAAGGTGCTCTGA
- the LOC142061136 gene encoding chymotrypsinogen A-like, translating into MALLWLLSCLALAGSARATLSLESCGVPAITPVINGYNRIVNGEPAVPGSWPWQVSLQRHNGFHFCGGSLISENWVVTAAHCGVRTTDIVVVGAYDQDSPSPDEQRLGIEKVFKNPRFNMLTIRDDITLLKLATPARLSARVSPVCLPQPTDDFPGGMTCVTTGWGLTDPNAPETPAVLQQVALPLLTNTQCKQYWGYRIADVMVCAGADGASSCMGDSGGPLVCQKDGAWTLVGIVSWGSSTCDPSTPGVYARVTMLRNWINSILAAN; encoded by the exons ATGgctctgctgtggctgctgagctgcctggCGCTGGCGGGCTCTGCCCGTGCCACTCTCTCCCTGGAGA GCTGTGGCGTGCCCGCCATCACACCCGTTATCAACGGCTACAACCGCATCGTCAACGGAGAGCCGGCGGTGCCGGGATCCTGGCCATGGCAGGTCTCCCTCCAG CGCCACAACGGCTTCCACTTCTGTGGCGGGTCGCTGATCAGCGAGAACTGGGTGGTCACCGCTGCCCACTGCGGCGTCAG GACCACCGACATCGTAGTGGTGGGCGCATACGACCAGGACTCGCCCTCCCCTGATGAGCAGAGGCTGGGCATCGAGAAG GTCTTCAAGAACCCCAGGTTCAACATGCTGACCATCCGCGACGACATCACCCTGCTCAAACTGGCCACCCCAGCGCGGCTGTCGGCCCGCGTGTCCCCTgtctgcctgccccagcccaccgATGACTTCCCAGGGGGCATGACCTGTGTCACCACCGGCTGGGGACTCACTGACCCCAACG CCCCAGAGACACCGgcggtgctgcagcaggtggccctgcccctgctcACCAACACGCAGTGTAAGCAGTACTGGGGGTACCGCATCGCTGACGTGATGGTGTGCGCTGGCGCTGATGGCGCCTCCTCCTGCATG GGCGACTCTGGGGGCCCGCTGGTGTGCCAGAAGGATGGCGCCTGGACCCTGGTGGGCATCGtctcctggggcagcagcaccTGCGACCCCAGCACGCCCGGCGTCTACGCCCGTGTCACTATGCTCCGCAACTGGATCAACTCTATCCTGGCGGCCAACTGA
- the LOC142061132 gene encoding putative D-lactate dehydrogenase, mitochondrial isoform X2 yields MALRLGRVLGLGRTLGRRHCCSKHPLPPDFVEALKAVVGGPNVSTAMTVREQHGHDESMHTCAPPDAVVWPQAVEQVQELAALCYRCRVPMVPFGTGTGLEGGVNAVQGGVCFDLSRMDAITELSLEDFSVVVEPGVTHKALNSHLRGTGLWFPVDPGADASLCGMAATGASGTNAVRYGTMRPNVLNLRVVLPDGRLLHTAGPGRQARKRAAGYDLTSLFVGSEGTLGFLTQATLRLHPLPEAVATTIATFPSVRAAVACTVQVLQAAVPMARIEFLDEVMVGACSRFSGLELPAAATLLLELHGSRHSLAEQQRQAEEIARLNGGSGLAWAEEPEERGRLWAMRHRAWYAALALRPGCQGYSTDICVPISRLTDVVVETQRDLQGSGLTGPMVGHVGDGNFHCLLVFDPQDPAEAQRVHAFAQRLGRRALAAGGTCTGEHGVGLGKRALLLEELGQEGLDTLRCIKAALDPHNLMNPGKVL; encoded by the exons atggctcTGCGTCTGGGgcgggtgctggggctggggaggaccCTGGGGCGACGGCACTGCTGCTCCAAg caccccctgccccctgaCTTCGTGGAGGCCCTGAAGGCCGTGGTCGGGGGCCCCAATGTCTCCACGGCCATGACGGTGCGCGAGCAGCACGGCCACGACGAGTCTATGCACAC CTGTGCCCCCCCGGACGCCGTGGTGTGGCCCCAGGCGGTGGAGCAGGTGCAGGAACTGGCGGCGCTCTGCTACCGCTGCCGCGTGCCCATGGTGCCCTTTGGCACCGGCACTGGCCTCGAGGGCGGCGTCAATGCCGTGCAG GGTGGTGTCTGCTTCGACCTGAGCCGCATGGATGCCATCACGGAGCTGAGCCTCGAGGACTTCTCTGTGGTGGTGGAGCCCGGCGTCACCCACAAGGCCCTCAACAGCCACCTGCGTGGCACGGGGCTCTGGTTCCCTGTCG aCCCCGGGGCGGACGCCTCACTGTGCGGCATGGCAGCCACGGGCGCCTCGGGCACCAATGCGGTGCGCTACGGCACCATGCGGCCCAACGTGCTCAACCTGCGTGTGGTGCTGCCGGATGGGCGCCTGCTCCACACTGCCGGCCCCGGGCGCCAGGCCAG GAAGCGGGCGGCCGGCTACGACCTGACCTCACTCTTCGTGGGCTCCGAGGGCACCCTGGGCTTCCTGACACAGGCCACACTGCGCCTGCATCCCCTGCCCGAGGCCGTCGCCACCACCATTGCCACCTTCCCCAGTGTGCGGGCAGCTGTGGCCTGCACCGTCCAAGTGCTGCAGGCCGCTGTGCCCATGGCCCGCATCG AGTTCCTGGACGAGGTGATGGTGGGCGCCTGCAGCCGCTTCAGCGGGCTGGAGTTGCCAGCAGCAGCTACGCTCCTCCTGGAGCTCCACGGCTCCCGGCACAGcctggctgagcagcagcgGCAGGCGG AGGAGATCGCGCGGCTGAACGGTGGCTCCGGCCTGGCTTGGGCGGAAGAGCCGGAGGAGCGTGGGCGGCTCTGGGCCATGCGCCACAGAGCCTGGTACGCTGCCCTGGCCCTGCGGCCTGGCTGCCAG ggctACTCCACGGACATCTGCGTGCCCATCTCCCGCCTGACCGACGTCGTGGTGGAGACCCAGCGGGACCTGCAGGGCTCCGGCCTCACTG GCCCCATGGTGGGACACGTGGGTGACGGCAACTTCCACTGCCTCCTCGTCTTTGACCCCCAGGACCCAGCCGAGGCACAGCGCGTCCACGCCTTTGCCCAGCGTCTGGGCAG GCGGGCACTGGCGGCAGGGGGCACCTGCACTGGGGAGCACGGCGTGGGGCTGGGCAAGCGGgcgctgctgctggaggagctgggccAGGAGGGGCTGGACACCCTGCGCTGCATCAAGGCCGCGCTGGACCCCCACAACCTCATGAACCCCGGCAAGGTGCTCTGA
- the LOC142061132 gene encoding putative D-lactate dehydrogenase, mitochondrial isoform X4: protein MDAITELSLEDFSVVVEPGVTHKALNSHLRGTGLWFPVDPGADASLCGMAATGASGTNAVRYGTMRPNVLNLRVVLPDGRLLHTAGPGRQARKRAAGYDLTSLFVGSEGTLGFLTQATLRLHPLPEAVATTIATFPSVRAAVACTVQVLQAAVPMARIEFLDEVMVGACSRFSGLELPAAATLLLELHGSRHSLAEQQRQAEEIARLNGGSGLAWAEEPEERGRLWAMRHRAWYAALALRPGCQGYSTDICVPISRLTDVVVETQRDLQGSGLTGPSRGTARPRLCPASGQAGTGGRGHLHWGARRGAGQAGAAAGGAGPGGAGHPALHQGRAGPPQPHEPRQGALRGPLAPASSWQGDSHPPVRAGVAALPCTATLPVPPNTPRPLPVGVGPPTPQ, encoded by the exons ATGGATGCCATCACGGAGCTGAGCCTCGAGGACTTCTCTGTGGTGGTGGAGCCCGGCGTCACCCACAAGGCCCTCAACAGCCACCTGCGTGGCACGGGGCTCTGGTTCCCTGTCG aCCCCGGGGCGGACGCCTCACTGTGCGGCATGGCAGCCACGGGCGCCTCGGGCACCAATGCGGTGCGCTACGGCACCATGCGGCCCAACGTGCTCAACCTGCGTGTGGTGCTGCCGGATGGGCGCCTGCTCCACACTGCCGGCCCCGGGCGCCAGGCCAG GAAGCGGGCGGCCGGCTACGACCTGACCTCACTCTTCGTGGGCTCCGAGGGCACCCTGGGCTTCCTGACACAGGCCACACTGCGCCTGCATCCCCTGCCCGAGGCCGTCGCCACCACCATTGCCACCTTCCCCAGTGTGCGGGCAGCTGTGGCCTGCACCGTCCAAGTGCTGCAGGCCGCTGTGCCCATGGCCCGCATCG AGTTCCTGGACGAGGTGATGGTGGGCGCCTGCAGCCGCTTCAGCGGGCTGGAGTTGCCAGCAGCAGCTACGCTCCTCCTGGAGCTCCACGGCTCCCGGCACAGcctggctgagcagcagcgGCAGGCGG AGGAGATCGCGCGGCTGAACGGTGGCTCCGGCCTGGCTTGGGCGGAAGAGCCGGAGGAGCGTGGGCGGCTCTGGGCCATGCGCCACAGAGCCTGGTACGCTGCCCTGGCCCTGCGGCCTGGCTGCCAG ggctACTCCACGGACATCTGCGTGCCCATCTCCCGCCTGACCGACGTCGTGGTGGAGACCCAGCGGGACCTGCAGGGCTCCGGCCTCACTG GACCCAGCCGAGGCACAGCGCGTCCACGCCTTTGCCCAGCGTCTGGGCAG GCGGGCACTGGCGGCAGGGGGCACCTGCACTGGGGAGCACGGCGTGGGGCTGGGCAAGCGGgcgctgctgctggaggagctgggccAGGAGGGGCTGGACACCCTGCGCTGCATCAAGGCCGCGCTGGACCCCCACAACCTCATGAACCCCGGCAAGGTGCTCTGAGGGGACCCCTGGCACCGGCATCCAGCTGGCAGGGGGACAGCCACCCCCCAGTCAGGGCTGGGGTGGCCGCGCTGCCCTGTACTGCCACTCTCCCTGTTCCCCCAAACACCCCCCGTCCCCTCCCTGTGGGTGTGGGACCCCCAACCCCTCAATAA
- the LOC142061132 gene encoding putative D-lactate dehydrogenase, mitochondrial isoform X1 encodes MALRLGRVLGLGRTLGRRHCCSKHPLPPDFVEALKAVVGGPNVSTAMTVREQHGHDESMHTCAPPDAVVWPQAVEQVQELAALCYRCRVPMVPFGTGTGLEGGVNAVQGGVCFDLSRMDAITELSLEDFSVVVEPGVTHKALNSHLRGTGLWFPVDPGADASLCGMAATGASGTNAVRYGTMRPNVLNLRVVLPDGRLLHTAGPGRQARKRAAGYDLTSLFVGSEGTLGFLTQATLRLHPLPEAVATTIATFPSVRAAVACTVQVLQAAVPMARIEFLDEVMVGACSRFSGLELPAAATLLLELHGSRHSLAEQQRQAEEIARLNGGSGLAWAEEPEERGRLWAMRHRAWYAALALRPGCQGYSTDICVPISRLTDVVVETQRDLQGSGLTGPSRGTARPRLCPASGQAGTGGRGHLHWGARRGAGQAGAAAGGAGPGGAGHPALHQGRAGPPQPHEPRQGALRGPLAPASSWQGDSHPPVRAGVAALPCTATLPVPPNTPRPLPVGVGPPTPQ; translated from the exons atggctcTGCGTCTGGGgcgggtgctggggctggggaggaccCTGGGGCGACGGCACTGCTGCTCCAAg caccccctgccccctgaCTTCGTGGAGGCCCTGAAGGCCGTGGTCGGGGGCCCCAATGTCTCCACGGCCATGACGGTGCGCGAGCAGCACGGCCACGACGAGTCTATGCACAC CTGTGCCCCCCCGGACGCCGTGGTGTGGCCCCAGGCGGTGGAGCAGGTGCAGGAACTGGCGGCGCTCTGCTACCGCTGCCGCGTGCCCATGGTGCCCTTTGGCACCGGCACTGGCCTCGAGGGCGGCGTCAATGCCGTGCAG GGTGGTGTCTGCTTCGACCTGAGCCGCATGGATGCCATCACGGAGCTGAGCCTCGAGGACTTCTCTGTGGTGGTGGAGCCCGGCGTCACCCACAAGGCCCTCAACAGCCACCTGCGTGGCACGGGGCTCTGGTTCCCTGTCG aCCCCGGGGCGGACGCCTCACTGTGCGGCATGGCAGCCACGGGCGCCTCGGGCACCAATGCGGTGCGCTACGGCACCATGCGGCCCAACGTGCTCAACCTGCGTGTGGTGCTGCCGGATGGGCGCCTGCTCCACACTGCCGGCCCCGGGCGCCAGGCCAG GAAGCGGGCGGCCGGCTACGACCTGACCTCACTCTTCGTGGGCTCCGAGGGCACCCTGGGCTTCCTGACACAGGCCACACTGCGCCTGCATCCCCTGCCCGAGGCCGTCGCCACCACCATTGCCACCTTCCCCAGTGTGCGGGCAGCTGTGGCCTGCACCGTCCAAGTGCTGCAGGCCGCTGTGCCCATGGCCCGCATCG AGTTCCTGGACGAGGTGATGGTGGGCGCCTGCAGCCGCTTCAGCGGGCTGGAGTTGCCAGCAGCAGCTACGCTCCTCCTGGAGCTCCACGGCTCCCGGCACAGcctggctgagcagcagcgGCAGGCGG AGGAGATCGCGCGGCTGAACGGTGGCTCCGGCCTGGCTTGGGCGGAAGAGCCGGAGGAGCGTGGGCGGCTCTGGGCCATGCGCCACAGAGCCTGGTACGCTGCCCTGGCCCTGCGGCCTGGCTGCCAG ggctACTCCACGGACATCTGCGTGCCCATCTCCCGCCTGACCGACGTCGTGGTGGAGACCCAGCGGGACCTGCAGGGCTCCGGCCTCACTG GACCCAGCCGAGGCACAGCGCGTCCACGCCTTTGCCCAGCGTCTGGGCAG GCGGGCACTGGCGGCAGGGGGCACCTGCACTGGGGAGCACGGCGTGGGGCTGGGCAAGCGGgcgctgctgctggaggagctgggccAGGAGGGGCTGGACACCCTGCGCTGCATCAAGGCCGCGCTGGACCCCCACAACCTCATGAACCCCGGCAAGGTGCTCTGAGGGGACCCCTGGCACCGGCATCCAGCTGGCAGGGGGACAGCCACCCCCCAGTCAGGGCTGGGGTGGCCGCGCTGCCCTGTACTGCCACTCTCCCTGTTCCCCCAAACACCCCCCGTCCCCTCCCTGTGGGTGTGGGACCCCCAACCCCTCAATAA